In Zingiber officinale cultivar Zhangliang chromosome 1A, Zo_v1.1, whole genome shotgun sequence, the DNA window GAAAGAATTAAGAACAGTAGCAAGGAACAATGAATTCTAGAAGCGAAGCTTACCTGCGCCTATGGGTGGAGATCCCTTATATAATACTTTTTTTTCTCTGCATGAAGATCTATGCATTACTAAAATAGAACCAACCATTCTGACATTTTACACTTTTCATAAATTGGGTCCATCACATCTGTGCTTGCAGGGTGGACACTTCCAACGTACGGACTGCATATGGAATATTTACTTGGTTCTCTGACAACGGTTATACAAGATGCCAAAGAAGGATATAGGGCTTTTAGGTTGATGGACCCTACTTTAATTGTGAGCTGGACGAGTCTCCTCTATTGTTCGGTCGGGCATTGCTTTTGGACAAGTTGAATTGGTTACAGAAGGTTGATCATCTCGAGAACTCGGTATTCAATCGAACAATATATCTAGAAGCTCTGATCAGATCGAGAGAACTCGGTTCTCTATTGAGCTAAGAGGACTCGCCTTTCCATTGAGCCAGTAGGATTCGGAATATGATCATACAAAAGATCCAATCGACTCGATTGCTCGGCCAGCCATGGACTCGGAATCCAATCCGACAAAATATCCAATCAGCTAGGCTCGGCCGGCCATGCGGCCTTGCTAACCCCGAGTAACGACCCCTGCTTGACTTTGATCGTCACATTAACTGACCTTCTTTATTTGGCCCCAACTTCAAAGGTCCTACCTTATTTGCCGCATCACATAACAAGAAATTAATACCAACATATATATGCTTTTGAGTTTAAATATACCTTGTAAACTGCTCCGAATCCACCTTCGCCGAGTTTGTTATCTTTAGAGAAGTAGGCTGTCGCGACTTGTAGTGTGGAGAGATCAAACAATATTGATTCGACACTCATGATTTTCTCTGCTTCAGTTTCATCTATTGATAGAAGATTAAACGACTTAGAGACATTAAGACACATTATGTAGCTTGATAATTAATTATGCTGTGCAGTTACGTTACTCACGTTGGGGTCCCggcttcttcctcctccagtAGCAAATGCAAATTAAGAAGATGAGAGACATCGCAGTCACCGATGGTATTACAATATCTAGGACAATTCCAATTACATTCTTTTTCCCTGCGGCAAATCTCAACATTTCATTTCTTTTTCATCGAAAATCAATATTGTTAGACGTTAAATCCTACCTGTAGATAATTCTTTAGACGTTTTATTCCACGAGCATGTATGTAAGACAATAAAATATCTCACAAGTTTTGGTGCTCATCAACGTTTTATTCCACGAGCTACCAAAATTTTACACCACATATTAATTAGATTCGTTTAGTGTCACGTCACGTCACGTCACGTCACGTCACGTCACGTCACGTCGCTGGCAAAACATGACAGTGACAGTGCCATCACAATAGAAAAATGGGAGACTTTTCTTGACTTTTTCAAAAGTCTTGAAATTGTGATGCTAAGCATTACCGACAGAAAAATAAGACAAATGGGCAGGATTTCTCAAAGCCACTAACAATAGTGGTGCGGAGCACTGCATGCTTTGTCCAAACACGATGGCAAGCAGAATCAACCAATTCGAATCATATAATTGATCAGGTAGTAACGAAGGGCCCATTAAAAAATAGATGaaagtggaaaaaaaaaaaaaaactgattgaTGGAGGAGACAAAGTTAAGCGTGGATCTAAGTCCGTCGAGCAGACTGGATACCCCTGAGCAGATTGGATACTATCGAGCGGATCATGTACGGTTGAGCGAATCGGTTACGGTCGAGCGGAAGAAATCGGTTTAGGATCCAACATGTTGGGTGCTCCTCGGCCAAGTAAAATTGTCCTCCGACAACAAAGAAAGTTAAGCAGAAGCTGGTCTCACTGACCAGGAGCAATGTCCGGTCAGATGGAGACAACCAACGACGGTCAGGAAGCAAGCGGACATGCTGTAGCTCGGAAGGACACTACCGAGCGGGGACAACCCGGCCGAGCGGACTCCGGTCGACCGCGCATGGACCCACCAACTATCTCTTCATATCTTTTTAAGAGTTTGTGCCGCTGATAGTAGGGCATGTCTAGCAGACAattgtactttagaagcttcAAATCTGTCACATCAGAGGATTACATAACTACTTAAGGAATGGTATCGGGGATACTTTTTGACCTGTCTCTTTCTAGGACACCTAGGAAGACATGCCTACACCTTGAGATGTGTGCACAGCACTAGATTGACACTATATAAGGGGGTTCCCAGCTACAGGAAAAGGTATGCGTAATTTGGTTTTCTACATCTCTTAGTTACAGTTCTCTATTTCTTAAGGTCGtcggaaactgacttgagcgtcggaggatcaatGTTAGGAACTCTTTCCCGACCCGGCATTAACGCTTTTGTGCTACAGGATTACATGGAGTCTTCATCGTGTCAACTCGAAGCCACATCCCCAAGCTTGTCATCTGCGCTGATTCTGGACAAGATTATATTTGGCACtgaccgtctgtgggaatcttacTTGAATCTGAAACGCAAATATAGAGGATGCTGGATGACTTACCACAGTGGCATTGATGCAAGAGGAGTTCGACATGCTGGTGCAAACCCGAGCGATGAAGATGTTGGAGCAGCAGCAGGCGACAACTGGTCATCAAGGAAATGAACTCGCTGCGTCTGTGACAGGTGAACAAGCTGATCATAATGGCCGAGCGAAAAACCCCGCCGCTCGTCGGACCAACAACAAGCTGATCAGCACATTTGGAGAGGCACCGAACACGCCGATCCCCTACCACCGAGCATTGTTCCGCACTCCTTCAAAGGAACAAGGCTGAGCGGATAGGACCCAAGGATCCTTATCAGAGGACACTGTGTTGtgttatctactactgaagccgagtatatagcaatgggtgaatgtgtagcataactattatggatgatgcacacattaaaagactttaacttagaatataaaaGTGTAAAAATCCatattgataatatcagttcaatcaacttaacaaaaaattcagtgcatcattcaagaaccaaacatattgaaataaaatatcactttattagagatcacgtctctaaaggagacattgaactcaattaTGTTGAGTCCAAACCAAATttggctgatattttcaccaaaccactACCAGAGTCTGAATTCAGTAATTTACGAAGACGACTGGGAATGTACACAATAAACTAGGACTTTTAAATATGAAACAAATTTTTAAGCAGATTCCTAGATCTGGGGCAGCAGACACAGTCAAAGCTAATACCCGACTTGTATACCTGACTGGCACTAGATGACAACAGTATCAGACAATCATAACCTCCTGTCAGGGAATAACTGTTGtgcgtcagggaatattccagtaGTCTACCATCCTGCTCCAGTGGAACCTTCCTCCCGCTAATGAAAGATCGACGTACAACCTCCCTCACTCAACGGACCCTGACATCCGATATTCTCTGACATCTGGCAGTCTCCAGAAGGCACGCaacgtcatataaaaagggaggcccTCTCCCTTAGCCAGGTACGCGCACGCGCATTCTCGGACTCGTCTTCTACATTCTTCTCTTTCATACACTGTTctttggggaaaaagtacctgacttgagcgtcggagggtcattgccaggaactttttccctgatttttgGTCTCTAACGCTCTGTGTGCTTGTCCGAGTGTGTACAGAGCTCAAGTACTAGCAACACCGTCATTGTTCAGAAGCTTCACAGGAGGGTCCCAGGGgtgtaaccgagccgagccgagccgagctgaacttttggatgtttgagtttggctcatttattatcgagccgagctcaagctttatttaacgaatatattaatggctcatgagcttattcgagcttttatcgtgcctaaacgagcttaataaatataaattataaatttaaatattcattaaagactaaattatatattttaaaaatatataatattcttcttaaaatttataattttattctaataaataaatttaatatagttATCTATGTTTtacataagtagagtgtaaaatttataaacttaatatcaaaattattattttttatttaaaagttgattcatgagcttaacgaacgtgttcatgagctaacgagtcaaatattatgaagcttgagcttgatttatttatcttaatgagcctaattaaacgagtttttatcgaatcgagctttgaGTTGCTCACGAgcagcttggctcatttacatccctagggTCCCTCTTTCCAACGTGCCTGTGCTCGCCGCGCAAAAGTCATCCCTCCGTCAATACCAGCGCCATCTCAGTTGACTTTCGTCTGAGTCAAATTCCGAATAGAATCAATCTTAAACCTTGGTATTCAAGAgagcttcctcttcctcctctctttccATTGAGTAGACTACGATTTGCTACCCGATCCTATAGAAGATCATTCAGTGCTTATAGGAATTATGACGATAAATAAGATCAATGACTAATGTAATAGAATCATAGTAGATCAATTTCGATTTCTATCTAATGTAGCCTTATAGATAATGATCACTAGATCTTTAGATCCATCGTATGGTTTTGATTCGATGTATCTAAAGTATGCTTTCAATTAATACTTGTATTTATCTGTTGCAGATCATCATGTTCATGATAAGTAGCTAATTGATTAACGAAATAATTAATTACCTCCGGAGGAGGTGGGCGCCGGAGCCAGTTGCATCGCTGACGGCGGGGGCACAGAGATGTTGAGGGTAGGGGAACCTAGGAAGGAGTAGAGCTCGAACCTCATGCCGCAGCTCCCGCCGAGTAACCTTCCCCCCTGTTTTCCCACGAACAACGTCGGCATCGGAATGAACAGCGTGCCCAGGCACTCCCTGCACTGCTCCTGCGACAGGTCGCGCGTGCACTGCATTGAGTCGTAGATGGAGGGGAACTCTGCTGTGTAGTAGCTGGCCGCCCCGATCGCGAACCGCTTGCTGGAATTGGCCGCCGCATCGGCAGTCCGGTTCATCAGCATCCCCAACAGCCAGGCGAACCGGTTCGGTTCCGGGGCGTCGTCCATGCTGTTAAACCCCAGTGGGTGGCGGTTGGAGGAGGAGGTGGGCAGCGGCTGGTCGGAGAAGCGGATGAGGCAGAACTCGTACCACAACTCGGCCGCCCTATCATTAGGGCAGTTGCGGGTGACTTCGGCGGTGGCGTTGTCGAGGCAGGAGCGGCACTCGGTGGCGTTGACGTCGCCGCGGCAGTTGACGAGGCCAAACACCTGGTCGGAGCCTCCCACGACACTGGTATTGAGGAAGCCGGTGGCGTAGCCGTCGGAGGCGAGAGTGGAGAGGAGGCGTTCGAGGTTGGATCGGTAGGTGCTGTTGTCGCTGAAGTTGCCGGCGCTGTGATCACAGTTCTGGAACAGCTCCTGGGCGCCGGcgaaagagaggaagaggaggagggaaAGCAGAagggagaggaaggaggaagccATGGCGGAATTGGAAATGGAATGTGAAAAACACATCGAATCCAGACACCATGATTAATTTCAACGAGAAATTTCAGGAGAAAATAAAAGTCAAAGCTATGGAAAGACTCGTGATTCTTGCTCGAGCGAGAAGAGAAAACGAAATGGCGTTTACAAAATCCTAAAACACACTCCATAATCTGCATCTGGGAAATTAAATTAGCTTTCAGCTCCAGCTGGTACTTAGTAGAGTATAACATCCTCTCCATTTATAACCAAATAATTTCTTTATATCTTTTGTTTTTAGTCTTTTAATTATTTGTatgcaaatattaattttaataaaactataagttcgaaaatagttcatttatttttatgcaggctattcaccccctcccctctatcCGGTCGTTAAGGGACCAACACGTAGTGCCTCCTTGGACCCCTATTTGACCACGATTAGATTCACGTTCATCTTCTGATGGCGGTAATTGCTAGCGAAGTATTGTAGGAATGTTGCTCAGAAGTCCTTAAAGCTACATATAGAGTTGATCGGCAGTCGCTCGAACTACCTCTGAGCCTATCCGGAGAGCGTAGTGAGAAATACTCAGCATTTGATCCTTTGGGTTGGTCACCCCCATGTATTCTCCGAATGTTAGCGGCGCGTAATGTCGTAGCAGCCGGTCGTCCAAGATCTCTTGAGAGAATTATCTGTTTATCCGTTTGGGGAAGTCCTCGAGCCTTGGTGCTTTACCCTTGCGCTCGTCTCGAGTGGGCGCTTCCTCCGATAAGGATCCTTGGGCCCTATCTGCTCGTCCTTGTTCCTCTGAAGGGGTGCGGAACAACACCCAATGATAGGGATTAGCGCATCCAGTGCATCTCCGAATGTGTCGATCGACATGTTGTTCGGACGACAAGCGACGGCGTTTCATGCTCAGCCTGTTGGCCTATTGTCAATGTCGCGGGTTCATTTACTTGGTGACCAACTATTACCTATTGCTGCTCTAATATCATAGCCGCTCACGCTTGTATCAACATGTCGAATTCCTCTTTCGTCAGCATCACGGTGGTGAGTCATCTAACGTCCTCCATCTTTGCATTTCGGATTCAGGTAAACTTCCCACATATTGCGCCAAATATAACCCTATCCAAAAATAGCAAATATGACAAGCTGAGGATGTGATTTCGAAGTTGACGCAGTGAAGACTCCATGTAATCCTGCAGCACAAAAGCGTCAGTGCCAGACCGTTAATGGGTTCCTGGCATTGGCCtatgacgctcaagtcagtctctggCAATCTCAAGAAACAGAGAACTGTAGCTAATAGATGTAGAAGACGAAGTTGCACATTCCTTTCCTTGTATCTAGGAACTCCTTTTTATAGTGTCAACATGGTTCTTGTGCACACATTTCAAGGTGTAGACACATCTTCCTAGGTGTCCTAGGAAGAGACAGGTcaaaaagtgtccctgacatcaTTCCTTAAACAGTCATGCAATCTTCTGATGTGATAGCTTGGAAGCTTTTAAAGTACGATTGCCTACAGAACATGTCCTACTGTCAGTGGCACAAACTCCCAAAAAGATATGACAACATACTTGATGGGGTCATGCGTGGCCGATCGGGGTCTACTCGGCTGGGCTGCCTCCGCTCGGCGGTGTCCTCAGGGCCTGCCGACTTGTCTTTTTCCTTGCTTTCTGATTGTCAGCGGTTATCCTGCTCTGACCGAATACAAAGCCCGGTCGGCGAGACCAGCTgctgcttatttctttttgttatcGGAGGACTATTTCACCCGACTGAGGTAGAGCTCAACTTACTTGTCTACGAAGCTATTATCATTCGCTCGGTTGTAACCGACCCACTTGGCCATACCTGGTCCGCTCAGCACTGCATGATCTACTCTGCGGACTAGGATATCCCGCTTAACTTTATCTTTCACGTCAGCCGGTCTTCCTTAATTTGCCCCATCTTTAGTGGGACCCCTATCATTACCCGATCATTATGCTTTCAATTAATACTTGTATTTATCTGTTGCAGATCATCATGTTCATGATAGTTAAGTAGCTAATTGATTAACCAAATAATTAATTACCTCCGGAGGAGGTGGCCGCCGAAGCCAGTTGCATCGCTGACGGCGAGGGCACAGAGATGTTGACGGTAGGGGAACCTTGGAAGAAGGAGTAGAGCTCGAACCTCATGCCGCAGCTCTCGCCGAGTATCCTCCCCCCTTGCTTTCCCACGAACAACGGCGGCATCGGAACGAACAGCGTGCCCAGGCACTCCCTGCACTGCTCGTGCGACAGGTCGTGCCTGCACTGCATCAGGACGTAGATGGAGGGGAACTCTGCCGTGTAGTAGTTGGCTTCCCCGATCGCGAACCTCTTGCTGGAATTGGCCGCCGCATCGGCAGTCCGGTTCATCAGCATCCTCAACAGCCAGGCGAACCGGTTCGGTTCCGGGGCGTTGTTCATGCTGTTAAACGCCAGTGGCTGTCGGTTAGAGGAGGAGATGGGCAGCGGCTTGTCGGAGATGAGGACGAGGCAGACATCGTACCACACCTCGGCCGCCCTGTAATTAGGGCAGTTGCGGGTGACTTCGGCGGTGGCGGTGTCGAGGCAGGAGCGGCACTCGGTGGCGTTGATGTCGCCGCGGCAGTTGACGAGGCCAAACACCTGGTCGGAGCCTCCCCCGACAATGGTATTGAGGAAGCCGGTGGCGTAGCCGTCGGAGGAGAGGGTGGAGAGGAGGAGTTCGAGGTTGGATTGGTAGGTGCTGTTGTCGCTGAACTTGCCGGCGCTGGGATCACAGTTCGGTAACTGCTCCTGGGCGCCAGCGAAAGAGAGGAGGGGAAGCAGAAGGGAGACGAAGGAGGAAGCCATGGTGGAATTGAAAATGGAATGTGAAAATTAGACTTCAATTACACTCTAATTCACTACACCCTGAGAGTGCGTAAAAATTGCTCAGAAAATTGCCTTCAAAATTGTTGTAGCATGAAAGAATTAGTCAAATATCAATCACATTtttcaataatatatatatttttttcaataagcACGCAAACTCCTGATGTGAATACATATCCTGAAGTCATCTATGTCTCCATTTCTATACGCGCACATCAATCCCAGACACCGTGATCAATTTCAACGACAAATTTCACATGCATGGACAAAAAAAACGTCAAAGCTATGGAAAGACTCGTGATTATTGCTCGACCGAGAAGAGAAAACAAAATGGCGTTTACAAAATCCTAAAACCCACTCCATAATCTACAGCTGGGAAATTAAATTAGCTTTCAGCTCCAACTGCTAATAGTAAATGATcccgtccggaatctgagtcagacgaatcATCGGGTGAGATGGATGGAATATTGATCGAGTCGCGATGTCCCGGAAGGGGATATGCTGAGATAACTTCTATGTTCACCAAGTCTTCAGaaatcctctggtcaacgctacctgcagccagcgaccgggttccccctgTCCTTGGTATCCCGAGgctcgaggcggatccaacgAACATATAAGTAACAGGCTAATACTAGAATAAACAAATGAAGGGAGAGTGAGTACGGTAACGTACCCTGGcctagggggcgccctcggatggggcgctgctcgagttgtcgcgactCGGAAGAGTAGATGAATGCGTCGGACGAGGAGCTGGATCTGATAACGCAGAGTCGGATGTGGCACGGAACCGGAAGATGAGCTACAGGTCCGGAGATAATAACGACACGCGGGTCGAGATAAAACATCGGCACGCAGGCTGGGACAAAACATCGGCACCTAGGCCGGGCTATAACATCGGCACACAGACCGAGATAAAACATCGGCACACAGGCCGAACTATAACGTCGACACACAAGCTGGAATAAGAtttcggcacgcaggccgggaaataATAATACCAAGGAGGCTAGACCCAAAATCACACAATCTGGAACACAATCGCGGCTTGAAGGCCGGAACACAACAATAGCTTGATGGCTAGAATAATGCCGAAGACGCTCGTTAACATGGGTCGGATATCGGACTGGCTTCGGGAATGTACTACAATGCAAATCGGAAGCCATCTACGACTATGGGACTCGACCGCGGCTCGGAAATCGTCTGTGACGCTAGAGGCAGCTGTGAACGCTAGTCGATGATGATGACAAGGGGCTGGCCAGCAAAGAATTGCGCCCTCAACGCTGGAGAGGGCAGGCAGTGATCGCGGCGGTGATGGCTAGTCGCTGCGACGAGGAAGAAAGTGGGGGTGGTGTCGATCC includes these proteins:
- the LOC122039036 gene encoding putative receptor-like protein kinase At4g00960: MASSFLSLLLSLLLFLSFAGAQELFQNCDHSAGNFSDNSTYRSNLERLLSTLASDGYATGFLNTSVVGGSDQVFGLVNCRGDVNATECRSCLDNATAEVTRNCPNDRAAELWYEFCLIRFSDQPLPTSSSNRHPLGFNSMDDAPEPNRFAWLLGMLMNRTADAAANSSKRFAIGAASYYTAEFPSIYDSMQCTRDLSQEQCRECLGTLFIPMPTLFVGKQGGRLLGGSCGMRFELYSFLGSPTLNISVPPPSAMQLAPAPTSSGGKKNVIGIVLDIVIPSVTAMSLIFLICICYWRRKKPGPQHETEAEKIMSVESILFDLSTLQVATAYFSKDNKLGEGGFGAVYKGFLPNGQEIAVKKLLNAGQGLAELKNELVLVAKLQHRNLVKLLGVCLEEEKMLIYEYVPNRSLDLYLYDPVRGKELRWGTRYKIISGIAQGLRYLHEESRIKIIHRDLKAGNILLDAKMNPKISDFGLAKLFDDDQTKGTTNRVIGTFGYMAPEYAMYGKFSMKSDVFSFGVLILEVLTGRKNCGSYDSETAEGLLNFAWAKWSGGVALEIVDPVLGDEYRGSDVLRCLQIGLLCVQENPSDRPSMRTVDLMLSSETVSVKAPSKPAFCIVKSGTRSVAMSPNEVSISELEPR
- the LOC122039037 gene encoding cysteine-rich repeat secretory protein 38-like, with the translated sequence MASSFVSLLLPLLSFAGAQEQLPNCDPSAGKFSDNSTYQSNLELLLSTLSSDGYATGFLNTIVGGGSDQVFGLVNCRGDINATECRSCLDTATAEVTRNCPNYRAAEVWYDVCLVLISDKPLPISSSNRQPLAFNSMNNAPEPNRFAWLLRMLMNRTADAAANSSKRFAIGEANYYTAEFPSIYVLMQCRHDLSHEQCRECLGTLFVPMPPLFVGKQGGRILGESCGMRFELYSFFQGSPTVNISVPSPSAMQLASAATSSGGLHGVFTASTSKSHPQLVIFAIFG